CGGCGGCCAACCAGGACGGCCGCACCGTGAACATCGCGGCGCCCTCGGAAACGGCGCAGATCGCCGTTTACCGAAAGGCGTTGGGCGTGGCGGGCGTCGACCCGACCATGATCGGTTACGTCGAGGCGCACGGCACCGGTACCCCGGTCGGCGACCCGATCGAATTCTCCAGCCTGGCGGCGGTGTACGGCACCGCCGGGCCCTGTGTGCTGGGGTCGGTGAAGACCAACTTCGGCCACATGCAGTCGACGTCGGGGCCGCTGGGGCTGATGAAGGCCATCCTCGCGTTGCAACACGGCGTGGTGCCGCAAAATCTGCACTTCACTCGGCTGCCCGATGAGATGGCCCGGATCAAGACGGATCTGTTTGTGCCGCAGGAGAATACACCGTGGCCCAACGGCCCACACCCGCGCCGCGCCGCGGTGTCGTCCTACGGGATGTCGGGCACCAACGTGCACGCCATCGTGGAGCAGGCGCCGGCAGAAGCTCCCACCCGCGCGCCCGATGACCCGGCCGCACCCGGAACCGGTGGGCCACAGCTGTTTCCCCTGTCGTCCACGTCGGCTGAGCAGCTGCGAGTCGCCGCCGCCCGGCTCGCGACGTGGGTCGACGAGCAGCGCCGTGCCGTTCCCGACGGCAGCGCCGTCCTGCGTGATCTCGGCTACACCCTGTCGCGCCGCCGCGCGCATCGGCCGGTGCGGACGGTGGTCTGCGCGAACAGCTTTGACGATTTGAGCGCCGGCCTGCGCGCGGTCGCCGACAGCGACATTCCGTACGAGCCGACCGTGGGACAAGACGACCGCGGGCCGGTGTGGGTGTTCTCCGGCCAGGGTTCGCAATGGTCGCGGATGGGCGTCGAACTGCTGGCCAAGGAGCCCGTGTTCGCCGCGACGATCGCCACCATCGAGCCGTTGATCGCCGGCGAATCGGGGTTTTCGGTGACCCAGGCCATGACGGCGCCGGAGACGGTGACCGGCATCGACAGAGTCCAGCCGACGATCTTCGCCATGCAGGTCGCGCTCGCCGAGACCATGAAGTCCTACGGGGCGCGCCCGGGTGGTGTCATCGGTCACTCGCTCGGCGAATCCGCGGCGGCCGTGGTCGCCGGCGGGTTGTCGCTCGCCGACGGTGTCAAGGTCATCTGCCGCAGGTCACGGCTGATGGCGCGGGTCGCCGGCAGCGGCGCCATGGCTTCGGTGGAACTGCCGGGCCAGCAAGTGCTTTCGGAGCTGTCCATCCGCGGAATCTCCGATGTCGTGCTCTCCGTGGTCGCCTCGCCGACATCGACCGTCGTCGGCGGCGATGCCCAGGCAATCCGCGACCTGGTCGCGGCCTGGCAGGAGCAGGACGTGATGGCACGCGAGGTGGCGGTGGACGTCGCCTCGCATTCACCGCAGGTGGAGCCGATCCTCGACGAGCTGGTCGAGGTCCTCGCGGATCTGCAGCCGGCGGCACCCGAGGTTCCGTACTACTCCGCCACCCTGTGGGACCCGCGCGAACGGGCCTCCTTCAGCGCCGACTACTGGGCCGAAAACCTGCGTTACACGGTGCGATTCGCGGCGGCCGTGCAAGCCGCCCTCAAAGACGGGTTCCGCGTCTTCGGTGAGCTGTCGCCGCATCCGCTACTCACCCACGCTGTCGAGCAGAACGCCACCAGCCTGGACATGCCCATCGCCGCGCTCGCGGCCATGCGTCGCGAACAGGAACTGCCAGTTGGCATGCGCGGCTTCGTCGCCGACGTGCACAGCGCCGGCGCGCTGGTCGACTTCTCCGTCCAATATCCCAGTGGGCGCCTGGTGGACGCACCGCTGCCGACATGGACGCATCGCCGGCTGCTGCTGCGCCGCGAGTCGGCGGAGCGGACGCACGGAGCCTCGCTCCAGGCCGTTCACCCGCTGCTCGGGGCCCACGTGCATCTGCGCGAGGAGCCCGAGCGCCACGTGTGGCAAGGCGAGGTCGGCACCGACGCCCACCCCTGGCTCGCCGACCACCAAATCCACGGAGTCGCAGCGTTTCCCGGCGCCGCCTACTGCGAGATGGCGCTCGCGGCCGCCGCCGCGGCGCTCGGCGAACGCGCCGAGGTGCGCGACGTCACGTTCGAGCAGACGCTGTTGCTGGCCAACCACACGGCGGCCTCCGCCACGGCCACGGTCACCGCGCCGGGGGTCCTCGACTTCACGGTGGTCACGCACGAGGAGGGCGAACGCGTCCGCCGGGCCACCGCCGTCCTGCACGTTGCCGCCGAAGGTGCGGAATCCCAACCGCCCGCACACGACCTGGACACGCTGATCGCCGACCACCCGTCCCGCATGGAGGGGGCAGAGTTGCGAAAGGCCTTCGACGCCATCGGCATTCAGTACGGCCCCGCGTTTTCGGGTCTGTCCGCCGTGCTGGTCGGCGACGGGGGCACCACGACGGTGCTCGCGGAAGTCGCGCTGCCGGGGGCGATCCGATCGCAGCAGTCGGCCTACTGCTCACACCCTGCTCTGCTCGACGCCTGCTTCCAGTCGGTGATCGTCGCACCGGAGGTGCAACAGGCCGGCGACGGCGGTCTGTTGTTGCCGGTGGGGGTGCGCCGACTGCGCAACTACCACTCGACGCGCAACGCGCAGTACTGCCTCGCCCGGGTCACCTCCTCGCGCCCCGGCGAGTGCGAGGCCGACGTCGACGTGCTGGACCAATCCGGCACGGTGCTGCTGACTGTCGAGGGCCTACGGCTGGCCGGTGGCACTTCGGAGCGCGAACACGCCCACCGGCTGCTCAACGAGCGGTTGTTGACCATCGAATGGGAACCCCGCGAACTGCCCGAGCCGGTGCAGAGCGGGCAAGGATCCTGGCTTGTGCTCGGTGCCTCCGACGGTCACGACCGGTTGCTTGCGCAACTCGACGATGCCCTGAATTCCGATGGGGCGCAATGCACCACGGTGTCGCTGTCCGTCGGATCGGTGGACACCGCGCAGTTGCGTTCGCTGCTGTCCGGCGATGGCCAGACCGCGGCGACCCTCAAGGGGCTGGCCGGTGTCGTCGTGGTGACAGGGGCCGCTGACGATCGCTCCGGCGGCCCACGGGCCCTACGGCGCGGCCGGGACTACGTGTCACACCTGGCGACCATCGCCCGCGAGCTCTCGGAGCTTCCCGGGGAATCGCCGCGATTGTTCGTGGTGACCCGTAACGCCGCGAGTGCGACCGCCGGCGACGTGCCGAACCTGGCGCAGGGTGGGCTGCGCGGACTGATGCGGGTGATCGACTCGGAGCACCCGCACCTGAGCGTCACCCAGATCGACATCGATGACGACACCGGGCCGGAAAAGCTTGTGCTGCAATTGAAGAGCGGCTCGGAGGAAGACGAGACCGCCTGGCGCGACGGCTACTGGTACACCGCACGGCTGCGGCCCGGTCCGCTTCGTCCGGGCGAGCGGCGCACCACCGTCGTCGATCACGGGAGTGACGGCATGCGGCTGCACATCCGCACGCCCGGTGACCTGGAATCGCTGGAGTTCACCGCGTTCGACCGGGTTCCCCCCGGACCCGGCGAGATCGAGGTGGCGGTCGCCTCATCCACCATCAACTTCGCCGATATACTGGTGGCGTTCGGGCGCTATCCGACGTTCGAGGGTTACCAGCAGCAGTTGGGCGGCGACTTCGCCGGCGTGGTGACCGCCGTCGGGCCGGGCGTCACCGACCACGCGGTCGGCGACCGCGTCGGCGGCATATCCCGGCACGGCTGCTGGGGCACGTTCGTCGTCGCCGACGCCCGCCACGCGGTCAC
The sequence above is drawn from the Mycobacterium marseillense genome and encodes:
- the pks2 gene encoding sulfolipid-1 biosynthesis phthioceranic/hydroxyphthioceranic acid synthase — translated: MRAANATPVAVIGMACRLPGGIDSPQGLWEALLRGDDFVGEIPDDRWDADLFYDPEPGVPGRSVTRWGAFLDDVGGFDCDFFGMTEREAIAVDPQHRLLLETSWDAVEHAGLAPGSLAQTQTGVFVGLTHGDYELLSADCGAVEGPYGFTGTSNSFASGRIAYALGLHGPAVTVDTACSSGLMAIHQACGSLDSGESDLALAGGVVVTLEPRKSVSGSLQGMLSPTGRCHAFDVQADGFVSGEGCVMLLLKPLEDAQRDGDRILAVLRGTAANQDGRTVNIAAPSETAQIAVYRKALGVAGVDPTMIGYVEAHGTGTPVGDPIEFSSLAAVYGTAGPCVLGSVKTNFGHMQSTSGPLGLMKAILALQHGVVPQNLHFTRLPDEMARIKTDLFVPQENTPWPNGPHPRRAAVSSYGMSGTNVHAIVEQAPAEAPTRAPDDPAAPGTGGPQLFPLSSTSAEQLRVAAARLATWVDEQRRAVPDGSAVLRDLGYTLSRRRAHRPVRTVVCANSFDDLSAGLRAVADSDIPYEPTVGQDDRGPVWVFSGQGSQWSRMGVELLAKEPVFAATIATIEPLIAGESGFSVTQAMTAPETVTGIDRVQPTIFAMQVALAETMKSYGARPGGVIGHSLGESAAAVVAGGLSLADGVKVICRRSRLMARVAGSGAMASVELPGQQVLSELSIRGISDVVLSVVASPTSTVVGGDAQAIRDLVAAWQEQDVMAREVAVDVASHSPQVEPILDELVEVLADLQPAAPEVPYYSATLWDPRERASFSADYWAENLRYTVRFAAAVQAALKDGFRVFGELSPHPLLTHAVEQNATSLDMPIAALAAMRREQELPVGMRGFVADVHSAGALVDFSVQYPSGRLVDAPLPTWTHRRLLLRRESAERTHGASLQAVHPLLGAHVHLREEPERHVWQGEVGTDAHPWLADHQIHGVAAFPGAAYCEMALAAAAAALGERAEVRDVTFEQTLLLANHTAASATATVTAPGVLDFTVVTHEEGERVRRATAVLHVAAEGAESQPPAHDLDTLIADHPSRMEGAELRKAFDAIGIQYGPAFSGLSAVLVGDGGTTTVLAEVALPGAIRSQQSAYCSHPALLDACFQSVIVAPEVQQAGDGGLLLPVGVRRLRNYHSTRNAQYCLARVTSSRPGECEADVDVLDQSGTVLLTVEGLRLAGGTSEREHAHRLLNERLLTIEWEPRELPEPVQSGQGSWLVLGASDGHDRLLAQLDDALNSDGAQCTTVSLSVGSVDTAQLRSLLSGDGQTAATLKGLAGVVVVTGAADDRSGGPRALRRGRDYVSHLATIARELSELPGESPRLFVVTRNAASATAGDVPNLAQGGLRGLMRVIDSEHPHLSVTQIDIDDDTGPEKLVLQLKSGSEEDETAWRDGYWYTARLRPGPLRPGERRTTVVDHGSDGMRLHIRTPGDLESLEFTAFDRVPPGPGEIEVAVASSTINFADILVAFGRYPTFEGYQQQLGGDFAGVVTAVGPGVTDHAVGDRVGGISRHGCWGTFVVADARHAVTLPAEVPLEDAAAVATAAATAWYGLHDLARIAPTDKVLIHSGTGGVGQAAIAIARAVGCEVFATAGSAQRRQLLRDMGIEHVYDSRSTEFADQIRRDTDGYGVDVVLNSLPGAAQRAGIELLALGGRFVELGKRDIYGDSRLGMFPFRRNLSLFAVDLALLTFSHPDTVRRLLTTVYQRTAAGELPLPRSTRFPIHDAAAAVRLVASAGHTGKVVLDVPRAGSSVAAVPPENVRPFRADGAYIITGGIGGLGLFLAGEMASRGGAAGCGRIVLNSRSQPNEQARQAIERLRAAGADIAVECGDIAEPRTAERLVASATATGLAVRGVVHAAAVVEDATLANVTDGLIDRCWAPKAHGAWNLHHATVDEPLDWFCNFSSAAALVGSPGQGAYAAANSWLDTFAYWRRAQGLPTTAIAWGPWSEVGRATALAEGAGMAIKPAEGFRAFETLLRYDRPYSGYAPIMGTPWLTSFAQRSRFAEAFGSVGQGNPDTGRFLAELQALPREEWPSAIRRLVSGQISLLLRRTIDPDRPLSDYGLDSLGNLELRTRIETETGVRISPTKITTVRGLADHLCDELAGLEAAPSAS